ttggttcatttgtgtaaaatcagttattattgtgtcttgtggacaatatgtaaatatctgttatgtgaaatagcttattcagggcagaactaaacaTGATTGATAACAATCAAGTTTCAATGttagcttcttttctcactcaccatttttgTAATATCAGTGAGAAATTCGTTAATTGGAGAATGCAGAGTTATTCCCGCTTTTCACCAGTAATGCGTGCTGTATCTCTTCACATTTTGGGAAAACGCTGCCAGTGCTTATTCTAGTTTTACCATGTTCTTGGAAGCATGTCGTATGTGCACTATTTTTATGCACTGGGCATAAAAATTTCCTTTTGTACAGACTGCGATGTGGGTGGAGTTAAGCGGCATTGGGTGTATCTATAACAAGACTGACAGGTGTAAACACAGACAAGCACAAATGGGTTTTGGAATCTGAAAATGcttaaataattattgtttaGCATGTATTACATATTTTTCGGGTTATCTGTACcagtaagaaataataataataataataataataataataataataataataataataataaagcaattAATACATCTTTAAGCCTAAAACTGTATTTATAGGGAATTAGCAGCCTATCATTTTGCTCTTAATCAGAAATGGAAAGCACAAGGCTGCCATCTTGTgtgcatcttttttttatttggcaaATGACTGTCTTTGATATCTGAAACATCACTCATTCACCATCTACATAGGTTCCCCCTGATATCCACATTGATGCCGATACGTATTAACAGGACTTATACGTACTTCTATCTTCTACCCAAACCACACAAGGAAAACAATTCTTATATCTTTTACTTCATGTCCCACAGAAATATTTCTGTGGATATTTCCCATATCTTAATATTTCCCAAGGATATTTCTGGATGTCAGTTTGCACTGGTTGATCATTTTATCAAGCATTAATCATTTCACATATCAACTAGTTTCACCTAAAGCATCAGAAGCATTTTATTTGCACAGATAACGAAGGACTTTTGTCCAAAATGTtctgtttctctggaaactttgTGTACTATGCAGAATTATACTACATCTGTCATTTTTTACTCCATGGATTAATGCTTTAGCTACTTGCCTCACTCTCTAACGTGTTCTGTATTCAGTATATAATCAATATGTAATGGTAATATCCTCAGAACTGAAAGTTTGCATGGAGtaataaagaaaggaaagacTCCCTCGGTAAAAGAATGGCTGAAAGAAAACACTGGCGTGTCAGTAACAGGGTCGGAGAATTCCACTTCTCCTCTCTGAAAGTCCAGCTGAACTCTGATCTTCTGTAGGCTGACTTTAAGATGGAGCTTAAAGGCTGCCGCTGTTGAAAACCGTGCCAGATATTCACCATGAGAAGCCTTGACACTCCAGGTTTCGCTACCCAAGTCAGTTTTTCCAGTCCTTGGGATAAATCCAGTTGTCACACCGACCTCCCAATCAGGAACGTCTGTGACGTCAATATCCCAGCTATGGATGCCTGAGGTAAATGTTTCGGAGCCTACGACGCAGTAAACTTGATCAAATCTTTCTGGATTATTAGGGAGGTATTGTGTTCCATAACCACGCTGGACACTGGTCAGGTCTTCTGAAAGGATGAGTTCGGGGTGGGCTGTGTTTGGATCCAAAATCACAGAggctgcagagagaaaaaaaaataaaaagagacagaaCAAAAATCCAAGAACACCTGCAAAATACTTTTTAGGTAgcttttattagaaaataattctCTAGTTTTGTGTTAGAAACTCACTGTATTGAACGATCTCTTGCATTTTCTCCCACACTCTGAACGCCAGGTTCCCCACGTGCTTGGCTTCATCAATCAGCGCTCCTGAAAACATCTGCGGATCCTGCAAGGAGCATTGAGCCCTGCTATAAGTAGCAAAGCATTCAGGAGTCAGTGCTGTTATGGGTCAAAGAATTCAGAGAATTGAATTTCCAACTTGTGAAAGCATTCATAGGAAAGAAACGTAAGTAGGATGACTTACGCTTTTGCTACTGCTCTTAAGCTCTATGGAAAAAAATACCAGTCAAATAAAAGACATACCAGTCAAAACATTGGGACATAGAAGCAGCTTCTTCATTATTACTATATTCTACTACTTTAGAATTGTAATGAATACATGAAAACTATGAAATTAGGCAtttgaaattaataataaaataatggcaatgtttttgttaatttagTGCACTCTCCTATAAAGAAAATGTGCCTATGGTttaaagcagtggttctcaaagtgtgGTCAGTTTAACCCCGGGGTCACAGAAACATAGCTATGGAGTATgtgattagtagtagtaattaattgattgattaattattattattagtagtagtaattaatTGATAGATTAACtaatttatttgtgcatttttaaaaaaaaattattttacagtggtggaaatcacaacccaacATTATCAAGTTATTCGATTAATTActgagttcttatagttattgGCCTATTTGATGTCAGACCTATTTGATGtgagacagaaacaaaacaaacaatgtcAAAACAAGATTaataaaatgagcaaaacaaGAACTGGAAGAACACGGCATGGAACACACGACAGGCTACATACAACAGAAGCTTTGCAGCTAAATAcagggtgcgtctcaatcagctccctaggtcgTGAATCAGTATGTACCCAATTTGGGACACTGGTAAGGatcctggctcactacacattgggacagtGATGACTCAATTTATGgcgacatgactacgtactcgcgtTTTAAAACATCACCACAGACATATATCAAAAACAGGCAGGGccgatatctttctgacattatatCATTAAAGAAAAAACGCTGTGTCTAAGCGGTTACagatctgggttactgattggaaggttagCGGTTcaaaccctctctgctccaggggtgctgtatcatggctgaccatgagcagagagggttaagggccttgctcaagggcccaacaggggcagcttggcagtgctggggcttgaacccccaaccttctgagcagtaacccagagccttaaccgccaagccaccacttgCCCACCAGTGCTTACGCTTGTCTCACCTTACGGTCATGTGCCGCAATATCTATAGTGCAACATTGATGATTTTCATGTGTTGTTGATGTGCGACACGCCACACACAACAGCTGTTCATCTTCTAGGCAGAAGAACTTGAATTTTTCACCGTGTAGA
This genomic interval from Ictalurus punctatus breed USDA103 chromosome 23, Coco_2.0, whole genome shotgun sequence contains the following:
- the LOC108256159 gene encoding zinc-binding protein A33-like, producing MFSGALIDEAKHVGNLAFRVWEKMQEIVQYTSVILDPNTAHPELILSEDLTSVQRGYGTQYLPNNPERFDQVYCVVGSETFTSGIHSWDIDVTDVPDWEVGVTTGFIPRTGKTDLGSETWSVKASHGEYLARFSTAAAFKLHLKVSLQKIRVQLDFQRGEVEFSDPVTDTPVFSFSHSFTEGVFPFFITPCKLSVLRILPLHIDYILNTEHVRE